From a single Pseudalkalibacillus hwajinpoensis genomic region:
- a CDS encoding molybdopterin-dependent oxidoreductase, whose protein sequence is MTPSAKNVHYRTCPLCEATCGLEIHTVDDEVTHIQGDKEDPFSKGYLCPKGFSLKELHHDPDRIREPMIRKGIEWFTVSWEEAFNEVRKGLRSVIEAHGKDAVAVYLGNPNVHNLSGMLYLPLFLRALGSRNQYSASTVDQIPKQLAAEFMYGSDFSIPIPDVDRTQYFLVIGANPVVSNGSLMTGPNMRGRLKALQKRGGRLVVVDPVRTATAKVADEHHFIKPGTDGYFLFSLLYTLFDERIAKESYLADHLNGLEDVKELAKEFPPEKTAPVCGVEAETIRSIARDIASATCAAVYGRMGTCTQSFGTVNSWLIDVINLVTGNLDREGGVMFTTPAAGGTKSRKKGYRFGRFKSRVSGMPEVLGELPVACLAEEMDTPGEGQVRAFVTVAGNPVLSTPNSERLQKAVENLDFMVSVDCYLNETTRNANVILPAPTPLERSHYDLSFYQLSVRNISHYSAPVFEKEEGQLDEWEILLKLASLIGEKEPEDNAVTQFDAATIQFLINKDVKNEQSPLFGRKPEELMAALQKRAGPERMLDYMLRTGPYGDHFKKQDGLSLSKLEENLHGLDLGPLHSRIPEVLLTHTGKIELAPELIVKDVERLKDELGHQAEMMLIGRRNLRSNNSWMHNLPVLMKGRDRCTLLLHPSDGNRFHLKDGELAEVESEAGRLEVTVELTDDIMPGVGSIPHGYGHNLKGTKMSIAKENEGVNTNLLSYEKRLDAVSGTAVLNGIPIVVRKAKQGRNEHGDVRSEFV, encoded by the coding sequence ATGACACCTAGCGCTAAAAACGTTCATTACCGGACATGTCCACTTTGCGAGGCGACGTGCGGTCTTGAAATTCATACAGTAGACGATGAGGTTACACATATTCAGGGTGACAAAGAGGATCCGTTTAGTAAGGGATATCTATGTCCTAAAGGATTTAGTTTGAAAGAACTTCATCATGATCCTGATCGCATTCGAGAGCCTATGATCCGAAAAGGTATAGAGTGGTTTACGGTGAGCTGGGAAGAGGCTTTTAACGAAGTGCGTAAAGGGTTACGTAGTGTGATTGAAGCACATGGGAAAGACGCGGTAGCTGTCTATCTTGGTAACCCCAATGTTCATAATTTATCGGGGATGCTGTACTTACCACTTTTTCTGCGTGCGCTTGGTAGTCGAAATCAATATTCAGCGAGTACTGTTGATCAGATTCCAAAGCAGCTGGCTGCAGAGTTTATGTATGGAAGTGATTTTAGTATTCCAATTCCAGATGTGGACCGTACTCAGTATTTTCTAGTAATCGGGGCGAATCCAGTCGTATCAAACGGTAGTTTAATGACAGGTCCTAACATGAGAGGGAGACTCAAGGCTTTACAGAAACGCGGGGGGCGCCTTGTAGTCGTCGATCCAGTTCGTACGGCTACCGCAAAAGTAGCAGATGAGCACCATTTCATCAAACCAGGTACGGATGGATATTTTCTATTTAGTTTACTCTACACCTTATTTGACGAAAGAATAGCAAAGGAAAGTTATTTGGCGGATCATCTAAACGGACTTGAAGACGTAAAAGAACTGGCAAAAGAATTTCCACCTGAAAAGACAGCGCCTGTATGTGGTGTAGAAGCGGAAACGATTCGTTCTATAGCAAGAGATATTGCTTCTGCCACGTGTGCAGCTGTCTATGGACGCATGGGTACTTGTACTCAATCGTTCGGAACGGTGAATAGCTGGCTGATTGATGTCATTAATCTCGTGACTGGAAATCTTGATCGTGAAGGCGGTGTGATGTTCACCACACCAGCTGCAGGAGGAACGAAGTCCAGAAAGAAAGGTTACAGATTCGGGCGCTTTAAAAGCAGAGTAAGTGGTATGCCTGAGGTTCTTGGGGAGCTTCCAGTCGCATGTCTGGCCGAGGAAATGGACACCCCAGGGGAGGGACAGGTCCGTGCGTTTGTAACCGTTGCGGGTAATCCAGTATTATCAACGCCAAATAGCGAACGCTTACAAAAGGCGGTTGAGAACCTCGATTTCATGGTAAGCGTCGACTGCTATCTGAATGAAACTACTCGAAATGCCAATGTGATCCTCCCTGCTCCAACACCACTGGAACGGTCACATTACGACCTTTCATTCTATCAGCTTTCAGTGCGGAACATTTCGCATTATTCAGCTCCGGTGTTTGAGAAAGAGGAAGGGCAACTTGATGAGTGGGAAATATTGTTGAAGCTGGCCTCATTAATTGGTGAGAAGGAGCCAGAGGACAATGCGGTTACTCAATTTGATGCCGCGACGATTCAATTTTTAATTAATAAAGATGTAAAGAATGAGCAGTCGCCCCTATTTGGACGTAAGCCTGAAGAGCTCATGGCTGCTCTTCAGAAGAGAGCAGGTCCAGAGCGAATGCTGGATTATATGCTTAGAACAGGTCCATATGGTGATCATTTTAAGAAGCAAGACGGATTAAGCCTGTCAAAATTAGAAGAGAACCTCCATGGTCTTGATTTAGGACCATTGCATTCTCGAATTCCTGAAGTGCTTCTCACTCATACGGGTAAAATTGAGCTGGCACCTGAACTGATCGTAAAGGATGTTGAGAGACTTAAGGATGAATTAGGACATCAGGCGGAAATGATGTTAATCGGAAGAAGAAACTTACGGTCCAACAACTCTTGGATGCACAATTTGCCAGTGCTAATGAAAGGAAGGGACCGCTGCACGCTATTGCTTCATCCATCAGATGGAAATAGATTTCATTTAAAAGACGGGGAGCTTGCGGAAGTGGAATCAGAAGCAGGCCGTCTTGAAGTGACGGTGGAGTTAACAGATGACATTATGCCAGGTGTAGGAAGTATTCCACATGGATACGGGCATAACCTTAAGGGGACGAAAATGTCGATTGCAAAAGAAAATGAAGGTGTAAATACAAATCTCTTAAGCTATGAGAAACGGTTGGATGCTGTGTCGGGAACGGCAGTGCTAAATGGAATTCCAATCGTGGTAAGGAAAGCAAAGCAGGGGAGGAATGAGCATGGCGATGTACGCTCTGAATTTGTTTAA
- a CDS encoding DUF1330 domain-containing protein, with the protein MAMYALNLFNVKNGEEYAEYARRAEEPVRKYGGKVIAIGKLDSSPEGDIPPRQVMMLVEWESKEGIYKYISDPDLEGLHPHRELGVDDFIWHLFEKLEDLKPVLK; encoded by the coding sequence ATGGCGATGTACGCTCTGAATTTGTTTAATGTAAAAAATGGAGAAGAATATGCGGAATATGCGAGAAGGGCAGAAGAACCAGTTCGTAAATATGGCGGTAAAGTCATCGCAATTGGCAAGCTGGACTCATCGCCTGAAGGGGATATCCCTCCAAGACAGGTGATGATGCTTGTGGAGTGGGAATCGAAAGAAGGAATTTACAAATATATAAGTGATCCGGATCTTGAGGGTTTGCACCCGCATCGTGAGCTCGGGGTTGATGATTTTATCTGGCATCTTTTTGAGAAGTTAGAAGATCTTAAGCCCGTTTTAAAATAG
- a CDS encoding MurR/RpiR family transcriptional regulator — translation MPHNETRHCLPRIRSSYSQFSEKERQVADYILDHSNKIIHSTINQVAEDLNVADATVFRFCKRIGFKGFQAMKIALAAEIVNPIQDIHETISESDSTKEVAEKVIRSNIRTLEDTLHILDDRTIAQAVNALMQADHIEFYGNGGSGIIAMDAQHKFIRTGLRTTAYSDAHLQMMSASQLSKNDTAVLISHSGTNKDILRVADIARETGATIIGITNLATSPLSKKVDIPLYTVSQETEFRSEALASRIAQLSIVDALHVNIMIARKEKSQRSLQRMREAISTKRI, via the coding sequence ATGCCCCACAACGAAACCCGTCACTGCCTTCCGAGAATCCGCTCTTCTTATTCACAATTCAGTGAAAAAGAAAGACAGGTTGCCGATTACATTCTGGATCATTCTAATAAAATCATCCACAGCACGATTAACCAGGTTGCAGAAGACCTTAATGTAGCCGATGCTACTGTCTTTCGATTTTGTAAGCGAATCGGTTTTAAAGGATTTCAGGCGATGAAAATTGCACTTGCAGCAGAAATTGTAAATCCGATCCAGGATATTCATGAAACCATATCAGAATCCGATTCAACGAAGGAAGTTGCGGAGAAAGTGATTCGCTCTAACATTCGCACGCTTGAGGATACATTACACATTCTTGATGACAGGACTATTGCTCAGGCTGTTAACGCTTTAATGCAGGCAGATCATATTGAATTCTATGGCAATGGTGGATCAGGAATCATTGCGATGGATGCACAGCATAAATTCATCCGTACGGGGCTACGAACAACCGCTTATAGTGATGCCCACCTTCAAATGATGTCAGCTTCGCAGTTATCGAAGAATGACACAGCGGTTCTTATCTCCCATTCAGGCACAAATAAAGATATTTTGAGGGTAGCAGATATCGCCAGAGAGACCGGGGCCACCATTATCGGCATCACGAATCTAGCAACCTCACCTTTAAGTAAAAAAGTTGATATCCCTCTCTATACTGTTTCACAAGAAACTGAGTTTCGGTCAGAGGCACTTGCCTCTAGAATTGCTCAATTGAGTATTGTTGATGCGCTCCATGTGAATATCATGATTGCACGAAAAGAAAAATCGCAGCGTTCGCTTCAGCGTATGCGTGAAGCCATTTCTACAAAACGCATCTAA
- the gnd gene encoding phosphogluconate dehydrogenase (NAD(+)-dependent, decarboxylating), with the protein MNVGLIGLGKMGYNLALNLREHEHNVVVHDANDNQVQKMNDEGFNGKHSLKEVVEALETPRILWMMVPAGDITEAVTTELSGLLESGDIVIDGGNSHYNDSKRRAEQLLEKKISFFDVGTSGGKSGARNGACTMIGGDGAVFETIEPLFKDICVENGYLYAGPSGSGHFLKMVHNGVEYGMMQSIAEGFDLLSKSEYDFDYEKVARVWNNGSVIRSWLMELTEQAFSKDANLDEIRGIMNSSGEGKWTVETALDLQTATPVIALALMMRYRSLEDDTFTGKVVAALRNEFGGHATEKAN; encoded by the coding sequence ATGAATGTAGGATTAATTGGTCTTGGAAAAATGGGATACAACCTAGCTTTGAACTTACGGGAGCATGAACATAATGTAGTTGTGCATGATGCGAATGACAACCAGGTTCAGAAAATGAACGACGAAGGATTTAATGGAAAGCATTCTCTTAAAGAAGTGGTTGAAGCACTAGAAACACCACGAATTCTCTGGATGATGGTTCCTGCAGGAGACATAACAGAGGCCGTTACAACTGAATTGTCGGGCCTTCTTGAAAGCGGTGACATCGTAATTGACGGTGGGAATTCTCACTATAATGACTCCAAACGCAGAGCAGAGCAGCTATTAGAAAAGAAAATTTCTTTCTTTGACGTTGGAACCAGCGGTGGAAAATCCGGAGCGCGAAATGGAGCATGTACGATGATCGGCGGAGATGGGGCCGTATTTGAAACAATCGAACCGCTCTTTAAAGATATTTGCGTTGAAAACGGTTACCTGTATGCAGGTCCTTCTGGAAGCGGTCATTTCTTAAAAATGGTACATAATGGCGTGGAATATGGCATGATGCAATCCATTGCAGAAGGATTTGACCTTTTAAGCAAAAGTGAATACGACTTCGATTACGAGAAGGTAGCGCGCGTCTGGAACAATGGTTCTGTTATTCGTTCGTGGCTCATGGAGCTTACGGAGCAGGCGTTCTCAAAGGACGCTAACCTTGATGAAATTCGCGGTATTATGAATTCATCAGGAGAAGGAAAATGGACTGTAGAAACAGCACTGGATTTACAAACCGCTACCCCGGTCATTGCACTAGCGCTAATGATGCGCTACAGATCACTTGAGGATGATACATTTACTGGAAAAGTTGTCGCTGCGCTTCGAAATGAATTCGGCGGTCATGCAACAGAAAAAGCAAACTAA
- a CDS encoding GntP family permease: MSGNMLILIALLAIFALLFLVIRTKLHAFVALLLVSLLVGIAAGMPLEGVIESITAGMGGTLGFVAVVVGLGAMFGQMLEVSGGAERLAQTLIKKFGEDRAQWALGLTGFIVAIPVFFDVGFIILVPLVYSLAKKTGKSLLHYAIPLLAGLAVTHSFIPPTPGPIAVADLIGADLGWVILFGSLAGIPSMIIAGPWFGRYIGKKIHVTVPDYMELEKKEYDKELPSFALVTSLILIPLVLILLNTLSDVILPEGSNVRAFLSFMGHPFVALTIATLLAFILLGTMRGYTKEDVQGIANKALEPAGIIILVTGAGGVFKQVLIDSGVGEVLGDKMASSALPPILLAFLIAAAVRVAQGSATVSMVTAAGLMSPLITSMNMEGPVLGLMVIAIAAGATVLSHVNDSGFWLVNRFLGLSEKDTLKSWTIMETLIGVVGFMVVFVLSFFIS; encoded by the coding sequence ATGTCAGGAAATATGTTAATTTTGATCGCGTTGCTTGCCATTTTTGCCCTTCTATTTCTCGTTATTCGTACAAAGCTGCACGCATTTGTAGCCTTACTACTTGTCAGTTTACTAGTTGGTATCGCTGCTGGTATGCCCCTTGAAGGTGTCATTGAATCGATTACAGCTGGTATGGGCGGTACACTAGGTTTCGTTGCAGTTGTTGTTGGACTTGGTGCTATGTTTGGTCAAATGCTTGAAGTATCAGGTGGGGCAGAGCGCCTTGCACAAACGCTCATTAAGAAATTCGGTGAGGACAGAGCACAATGGGCACTTGGTTTAACGGGTTTCATTGTTGCAATTCCTGTATTCTTCGATGTTGGCTTCATTATTCTCGTACCTCTGGTTTATAGCCTTGCAAAGAAAACAGGGAAATCACTTTTACACTATGCGATCCCGCTTCTTGCTGGTCTTGCTGTAACACACAGCTTTATTCCACCAACTCCAGGACCAATCGCGGTTGCTGATTTAATTGGTGCTGATCTTGGCTGGGTTATTCTATTCGGTTCACTTGCGGGTATTCCATCAATGATTATTGCAGGTCCGTGGTTTGGTCGCTATATCGGAAAGAAAATTCACGTTACAGTTCCTGACTATATGGAGCTTGAAAAGAAAGAGTATGACAAAGAGCTTCCTAGTTTTGCTCTTGTCACAAGTTTGATTCTTATCCCACTTGTTTTGATTCTGCTGAACACGCTTTCAGATGTCATTCTACCTGAAGGAAGCAATGTGAGAGCATTCTTATCATTCATGGGCCACCCGTTTGTTGCCCTAACAATCGCAACACTTCTTGCGTTCATTCTGCTTGGTACAATGCGGGGTTATACGAAGGAAGACGTTCAGGGGATTGCGAATAAAGCACTTGAACCTGCTGGTATTATTATTCTTGTAACTGGAGCCGGCGGTGTATTTAAGCAAGTTCTAATAGATTCAGGTGTTGGGGAAGTACTTGGAGATAAAATGGCGTCATCTGCACTACCTCCAATTCTACTGGCCTTCTTAATTGCTGCTGCAGTTCGTGTCGCGCAAGGTTCAGCAACTGTATCCATGGTTACCGCTGCAGGTCTTATGTCACCGTTAATCACAAGCATGAACATGGAAGGACCGGTACTCGGACTAATGGTTATCGCCATTGCAGCCGGTGCAACCGTTCTATCTCATGTTAACGATTCTGGTTTCTGGCTTGTGAACAGGTTCCTTGGTTTGAGTGAAAAAGATACCCTGAAATCGTGGACCATCATGGAAACGTTAATAGGGGTAGTCGGATTTATGGTTGTCTTTGTATTAAGTTTCTTTATCAGCTAA
- the gntK gene encoding gluconokinase, producing the protein MNKRFMIGVDIGTTSTKAVLYKEDGKPVSKHNVEYPLYTPTPATAEQKPEEILLAVVESIRTVIQDNRLKAEQVKFVSFSSAMHSLIAVDEAGKPLTNCITWADNRSAKWAEKIKNEMDGHEIYRRTGTPIHPMSPLAKLVWLKNDETELFTSASKFISIKEYVFYRFFHEYVVDYSIASATGLFNLEQLDWDKEALEIAGVSADQLSKPVSTTHVVEGLKAPYIEETGLNASTKFILGASDGVLSNLGVNAIEPGVVAVTIGTSGAIRAVTDRPVTDPKGRIFCYALTEDKWVIGGPVNNGGITFRWVRDQFAASETETAKRLGIDTYEILTRIAEQVSPGSDGLIFHPYLAGERAPLWNADARGSFFGLAMHHKKEHMIRSVLEGVIYNLYSVLLALEELIGVPKQIKATGGFARSALWRQMMADIFNQEVTVPESYESSCLGAIVLGMEALGEIDSLSIVSDLVGDTFSHQPNKENVQIYSELLPIYIRISRKLNDEYTAIANFQNKMLG; encoded by the coding sequence ATGAACAAACGATTTATGATTGGTGTGGATATCGGTACGACAAGTACGAAAGCCGTTCTATATAAAGAGGATGGAAAACCAGTTTCAAAACACAATGTAGAGTATCCACTATATACGCCGACACCGGCAACTGCGGAGCAAAAACCTGAGGAAATTCTTCTGGCCGTCGTCGAGTCGATTCGAACGGTGATACAGGACAATCGTTTGAAAGCGGAACAGGTGAAATTCGTTTCTTTCAGCTCTGCCATGCACAGCTTGATCGCTGTTGATGAAGCAGGTAAACCCCTTACGAATTGCATCACCTGGGCAGATAACCGAAGTGCGAAGTGGGCAGAAAAAATTAAAAATGAGATGGATGGACATGAAATTTATCGTCGGACAGGTACACCAATTCATCCGATGTCACCACTCGCTAAGCTTGTCTGGTTGAAGAATGACGAAACTGAATTATTTACATCTGCTTCGAAATTCATTTCGATTAAGGAATATGTTTTCTATCGCTTTTTCCATGAATATGTTGTTGACTATTCTATTGCATCTGCAACAGGTTTGTTTAATCTCGAGCAGCTTGATTGGGATAAAGAGGCGCTTGAAATCGCTGGTGTATCGGCAGATCAGCTTTCAAAACCGGTTTCTACAACTCACGTGGTTGAAGGTTTAAAAGCCCCCTATATTGAAGAAACGGGACTAAATGCATCGACGAAATTTATTCTTGGTGCAAGTGACGGCGTTCTTTCAAATCTTGGTGTTAATGCGATTGAACCAGGTGTTGTGGCGGTAACGATTGGAACAAGTGGAGCGATAAGAGCCGTTACGGACCGCCCGGTAACAGATCCAAAAGGACGTATTTTCTGCTATGCACTTACGGAAGACAAATGGGTCATTGGTGGACCGGTTAACAACGGTGGTATCACATTCCGCTGGGTACGAGACCAGTTTGCTGCATCTGAAACAGAAACCGCCAAACGTCTTGGCATTGATACGTATGAAATCTTAACAAGAATTGCAGAACAGGTAAGTCCCGGTTCTGACGGACTAATTTTCCACCCTTACCTGGCTGGAGAACGTGCACCACTATGGAATGCTGACGCTAGAGGAAGCTTCTTCGGGCTTGCCATGCACCATAAAAAGGAGCATATGATACGCTCGGTCCTTGAAGGTGTCATTTACAATCTATACAGCGTATTACTTGCACTTGAAGAACTAATTGGTGTACCAAAGCAAATCAAAGCAACAGGTGGCTTTGCACGCTCAGCTCTCTGGCGTCAAATGATGGCAGATATCTTCAACCAGGAAGTAACCGTACCAGAAAGCTATGAAAGCTCTTGCCTCGGCGCCATCGTGCTTGGTATGGAAGCACTCGGCGAAATTGACTCCCTCAGTATCGTATCCGATCTCGTAGGGGACACATTCAGCCATCAACCAAACAAAGAAAACGTCCAAATCTATTCCGAACTACTACCAATTTACATTAGAATTTCACGAAAACTAAACGATGAATACACAGCAATAGCAAACTTTCAAAACAAAATGCTGGGATAA
- a CDS encoding CarD family transcriptional regulator: MFEVGDKIFYPMYGAGIVEAIEEKEILGETQLYYILNMPFRDIQVMIPKGKTENLKIREVSDVSTMDEVLTSFGEDVEVEEPSANRNQRYRDNMNKLKTGDIHNHVEVIRELVALNKKRPLGTDDKKLLENAQQFLISEIVLTKDVELDQATVILKEAIKH, translated from the coding sequence TTGTTTGAGGTAGGCGATAAAATTTTTTATCCCATGTACGGTGCAGGTATAGTCGAAGCAATCGAGGAAAAAGAAATACTGGGCGAAACACAGCTCTACTATATTCTTAATATGCCTTTTCGAGACATACAGGTTATGATTCCAAAAGGTAAAACGGAAAACTTGAAGATCCGTGAAGTGTCGGATGTAAGCACGATGGATGAAGTCCTAACTTCATTTGGTGAAGATGTTGAAGTTGAAGAGCCCAGTGCAAATAGAAACCAGCGTTATCGGGATAATATGAACAAGCTTAAAACTGGAGACATCCACAATCATGTGGAAGTAATCCGTGAGCTCGTTGCCCTTAACAAGAAAAGACCTCTAGGTACTGACGATAAAAAACTACTGGAAAATGCCCAGCAGTTTCTCATAAGTGAAATTGTTCTAACGAAAGATGTAGAGTTAGATCAAGCTACGGTTATTTTAAAAGAAGCGATTAAGCATTAA
- a CDS encoding Gfo/Idh/MocA family protein, which translates to MKIGMISFWHVHAKDYAREAERHSDTTIAAIWDEDEERGRREAQNRQAEYIGDLDDLLSRKDINAVVIDTPTNVHRDIIIKAAKAGKHIFTEKVLAATEKEALEILEVVKQADVKLFVSLPRVYDDYTEAILDLIKSGELGEVTQTRVRLAHDGATADWLPAHFYNKEECQGGALIDLGCHPVYLTRMFQGMPDTVSAQFGYITGKSVEDQAVVTYGYKNGAYGIAETGFVNAHSPFTIEVHGTKGSVCFGTPEQVLLKKVSAKWEEVELPADRPSPFKQWVDHIQNDKGTDENIALALDLTVLMESAYKAEAQKREIQIGER; encoded by the coding sequence ATGAAGATAGGAATGATTAGTTTCTGGCATGTTCATGCAAAAGATTATGCAAGAGAAGCAGAACGGCACTCTGATACAACGATCGCAGCAATCTGGGACGAGGACGAGGAAAGAGGTAGAAGAGAGGCGCAGAATCGACAGGCTGAGTACATAGGTGATCTCGATGACCTGCTTTCGAGAAAAGATATTAATGCTGTTGTCATTGATACACCGACGAATGTTCATAGGGACATTATCATTAAAGCTGCCAAAGCAGGAAAGCACATCTTTACTGAAAAAGTATTAGCAGCGACAGAGAAGGAAGCACTTGAAATCCTTGAAGTAGTTAAACAGGCTGATGTGAAGCTGTTTGTTTCACTTCCGCGCGTTTATGATGACTATACAGAAGCGATCCTGGATCTAATTAAATCGGGTGAACTCGGTGAGGTCACTCAGACACGTGTACGCCTTGCACATGATGGAGCTACCGCTGATTGGCTCCCTGCCCATTTCTATAATAAGGAGGAGTGTCAGGGAGGAGCGCTCATTGATCTCGGATGTCATCCAGTTTATTTAACAAGAATGTTTCAGGGGATGCCCGATACTGTAAGCGCTCAGTTTGGCTATATCACTGGAAAATCTGTTGAGGATCAGGCGGTAGTCACATACGGTTATAAGAACGGAGCGTATGGCATAGCAGAAACCGGATTTGTTAATGCGCACTCACCCTTCACAATTGAAGTGCACGGCACAAAAGGATCTGTTTGTTTTGGAACACCTGAGCAAGTGCTTCTAAAGAAAGTTAGTGCTAAATGGGAAGAGGTCGAACTACCAGCGGATCGTCCTTCGCCTTTTAAACAGTGGGTGGATCATATTCAAAACGATAAAGGCACAGATGAAAACATTGCGCTTGCACTCGACCTGACAGTGCTAATGGAATCCGCTTATAAGGCGGAAGCACAAAAGCGTGAAATTCAAATTGGCGAGCGATAG
- a CDS encoding iron-containing alcohol dehydrogenase has protein sequence MNTFLQYNPTRLYFGKGQVEKLTGEIKTGAKVLLVYGGGSIKRNGVYDAVIAELEKVNAEVFELSGVEPNPRLTTVEKGSAICKREGIDFLLAVGGGSVIDCTKAIAASAHYEGPAWDLITQKEPIESALPFGTVLTLAATGSEMNSVSVITNWETKEKLGWGSPHVFPTFSVLDPTYTFSVPKDQTVYGIVDSMSHALEHYFHRTSNTPMIDGFIESLLRTAIATGTKLVANLESYEYRETMMYISTTAFNGTLSNGTDGGDWATHRIEHAVSAVYDIPHGGGLAILFPNWLEHVLEEDSSRVKQLAVNVFGISPEGKSDHDIAVEGARALRDFWNSLGAPSRLLDYGIDEAEFEAMIEKTFIKPGVGTYKELDRESVRDILKRSL, from the coding sequence ATGAATACGTTCTTACAATACAATCCAACTCGACTTTATTTCGGAAAAGGACAGGTTGAAAAGCTAACTGGCGAAATTAAAACTGGTGCTAAAGTTCTCCTCGTGTATGGTGGCGGAAGCATTAAACGAAACGGTGTGTATGATGCCGTCATCGCAGAGCTTGAGAAAGTGAATGCCGAAGTTTTTGAACTATCGGGCGTTGAGCCGAACCCTCGTCTAACAACTGTTGAGAAAGGATCAGCTATCTGTAAAAGAGAGGGCATTGATTTTCTATTAGCAGTTGGGGGTGGTAGTGTTATTGACTGCACAAAAGCCATTGCGGCTAGTGCGCATTATGAGGGGCCAGCATGGGACTTGATTACACAGAAAGAACCGATTGAATCGGCCCTTCCTTTTGGAACAGTCCTTACCCTTGCGGCAACAGGTTCTGAGATGAACTCTGTATCGGTGATTACAAACTGGGAAACGAAAGAGAAGCTGGGCTGGGGGTCACCGCATGTGTTCCCAACGTTTTCTGTATTGGATCCAACGTATACATTCTCTGTACCGAAAGATCAAACGGTTTATGGGATTGTGGACAGCATGTCACACGCCCTTGAGCATTATTTCCATCGCACGAGCAACACCCCGATGATTGATGGCTTTATTGAGTCACTTTTACGAACTGCCATTGCGACAGGAACAAAGCTAGTCGCTAACCTGGAATCATATGAGTATCGTGAAACGATGATGTATATTAGTACAACAGCTTTTAACGGTACATTAAGTAATGGAACAGACGGCGGCGACTGGGCGACGCATCGCATTGAGCATGCAGTTTCAGCGGTTTATGATATCCCACACGGTGGAGGATTAGCGATTCTTTTCCCGAACTGGCTTGAACATGTGTTAGAAGAAGATTCGTCTCGGGTGAAGCAGCTTGCGGTAAATGTTTTTGGTATTTCACCTGAAGGTAAAAGTGATCATGACATTGCGGTAGAGGGTGCTAGAGCCCTGCGCGATTTCTGGAACTCACTTGGTGCACCATCCCGTCTTCTGGATTACGGGATTGATGAAGCTGAATTCGAGGCAATGATTGAGAAAACGTTCATTAAACCTGGTGTTGGAACATACAAAGAGCTTGATCGTGAAAGTGTAAGGGATATTTTAAAACGTTCCTTATAA